The Manihot esculenta cultivar AM560-2 chromosome 1, M.esculenta_v8, whole genome shotgun sequence genome has a window encoding:
- the LOC122723530 gene encoding uncharacterized protein LOC122723530, whose protein sequence is MDFVVGLPLTLRKKDVIWVIVDRLTKSAHFILVRTDYSLEKYAELYINEIVRLHGVPLSIISDRDPRFTARFWEKLHEALGTKLNFSTAFHPQTDGQSERVIQTLEDMLRKLSKAKLIGPDLVRETEEKVRTIKKRLKAASDRQKPYVDLKRKDIVYEVGDKVFLKVSPWKMVLRFGKKGKLSPRFIGPYEITELYRSDTSHVISSETIDIQPDLTYEEELVKILAREIKKLRNKKIPLAKILWRNYKTEEATWESEELMRQQHPQLFMIESSNEKTDIE, encoded by the exons atggattttgttgtgGGATTGCCACTGACACTAAGGAAAAAAGAtgtcatatgggtgattgtagatAGATTGACTAAGTCAGCTCATTTCATACTAGTGAGAACTGATTACTCATTGGAGAAATATGCAGAACTAtacatcaatgaaatagttcgGTTACATGGAGTACCTCTTTCCATTATTTCAGATAGGGACCCGAGGTTCACAGCTAGATTTTGGGAAAAATTGCATGAAGCACTGGGTACTAAGTTGAACtttagtacagcttttcatcctcaaacAGATGGGCAATCTGAAAGGGTAATTCAAACACtggaagatatgcttagaa AACTCAGTAAGGCTAAATTGATAGGTCCAGATTTGGTGAGGGAAACGGAAGAGAAAGTTAGAACTATCAAGAAAAGATTGAAAGCAGCTTCAGATAGACAGAAGCCCTATGtggatttgaagagaaaagatataGTATATGAAGTTGGAGATAAAGTGTTTCTTAAAGTCTCTCCATGGAAAATGGTGCTTAGATTTGGCAAAAAGGGAAAGTTAAGTCCTAGGTTTATCGGTCCATATGAGATAACTGAACT atacagatctgatACTTCTCATGTCATTTCTTCTGAGACAATTGATATTCAACCTGATTTAACTTATGAGGAGGAACTAGTGAAGATTTTAGCACGAGAAATAAAGAAGTTGAGGAATAAGAAGATTCCACTAGCGAAGATTCTTTGGAGAAACTACAAAACAGAGGAAGCTACATGGGAAAGTGAGGAATTAATGAGACAGCAACACCCCCAGTTATTTATGATAG aaagctCAAATGAGAAAACAGACATAGAGTGA